The following are encoded together in the Thunnus thynnus chromosome 15, fThuThy2.1, whole genome shotgun sequence genome:
- the prdm1b gene encoding PR domain zinc finger protein 1 isoform X2 — protein sequence MKLDSTPGDMSGWREMDFALNCTYIVPDQVSDPSFSLPKAMTSIPRNLTFEYGTDNEVTGVFSKEYIPQGTRFGPLQGDIYTKDNVPKQANRKYFWRIYSGGQLQNFIDGYDVHRSNWMRYVNPARSLAEQNLVACQNGREIYFYTIRPVEPKQELLVWYSQEFAQRLCSQQDDIKQKYMSSDEDHEPEYTKQHLPQQTWFKERTKEEVKDERDDEGEEKIDVEMLERDTPPDTPDDQIMDFSKKIEKEEKSDRDPEDRGIIPSPQPEHREPSLGLNHPYLPEHHPALQSGHRNLPLHLHGLYGHREGLVSSYPLYPQSRPLQPTYPLLPPYGPHYPRLLLPSYSPPFPGMLPSRGSLRYSNYLSTDGLPYPPIGPPNLLPVSLPYPPSPHGGLKELTPNVSPPRGAPATPELSPLPKPSSQHQSPEQSPSGCEEAMNLTLATTKSNPAPRNGPGHKSLPYPLKKQNGKIKYECNICAKTFGQLSNLKVHLRVHSGERPFQCNLCKKSFTQLAHLQKHHLVHTGEKPHECQVCHKRFSSTSNLKTHLRLHSGEKPYQCKLCSTKFTQYIHLKLHRRLHSSRDRPYRCQLCAQAFFHRFSLRIHQRSCCLANAPVNVHIKEMVERFDASQEADTLTEAATAPQVEEAVERWLARTLEGEGKEDQKEATLLLKALTVAINAPTMPMAQSAVPASHHSPPLAYQERASVVHLHKRPTVKTEGQ from the exons ATGAAGCTGGATAGCACACCAGGAGACATGAGTGGGTGGAGGGAAATGGACTTCGCTCTCAACTGCACCTACATCGTGCCAGACCAGGTGTCGGACCCCAGCTTCAGCCTGCCCAAAGCCATGACCTCCATCCCACGCAACCTCACTTTCGAATACGGCACAGACAATGAG GTGACAGGCGTGTTCAGTAAAGAATACATTCCTCAGGGGACTCGATTTGGCCCCCTGCAAGGAGACATCTACACCAAAGACAACGTCCCCAAACAGGCCAACAGAAAATACTTCTGGAGG ATTTACAGCGGCGGGCAGCTTCAAAACTTCATTGATGGCTATGACGTCCACAGGAGCAACTGGATGCGATATGTCAACCCAGCACGCTCTCTGGCCGAACAGAACCTGGTGGCATGCCAGAATGGCCGGGAAATCTACTTCTACACCATCCGACCAGTAGAGCCCAAACAGGAGCTGCTCGTGTGGTACAGCCAGGAGTTTGCGCAGAGACTCTGCAgtcagcaggatgacatcaaACAGA AATACATGAGttctgatgaagaccatgagccAGAGTATACCAAACAGCACCTACCTCAGCAGACATGGTTCaaagaaagaacaaaggaaGAAGTGAAAGATGAGAGGgatgatgaaggagaggagaagatcGACGTGGAGATGTTGGAGAGAGACACTCCCCCTGACACGCCTGACGACCAAATCATGGACTTCAGCAAAAAGATtgaaaaggaggagaagagcGACAGGGATCCAGAGGACCGGGGGATCATTCCCTCTCCTCAGCCTGAGCACAGAGAACCAAGTCTGGGATTGAATCACCCGTACTTGCCAGAACACCACCCTGCACTCCAATCTGGGCACCGAAATCTCCCCCTTCACCTTCACGGCCTCTACGGCCACAGAGAGGGGCTGGTGTCATCTTATCCCCTTTACCCTCAGTCCAGACCCCTCCAGCCCACTTACCCGCTCCTTCCTCCATATGGCCCCCACTATCctcgcctcctcctcccctcataCTCCCCTCCATTTCCTGGGATGCTGCCTTCAAGAGGATCCCTCCGGTACAGCAACTACCTGAGCACAGACGGACTCCCGTATCCCCCAATCGGCCCGCCTAATCTACTTCCAGTGTCCCTCCCTTACCCTCCATCGCCGCATGGAGGTCTGAAAGAACTAACCCCGAATGTGTCACCACCACGAGGCGCCCCAGCCACCCCAGAGCTCTCCCCTCTCCCCAAGCCAAGCAGCCAGCACCAGTCCCCTGAGCAGTCTCCCTCTGGCTGCGAGGAGGCCATGAACCTAACCCTGGCTACAACCAAAAGCAATCCAGCGCCACGTAATGGCCCTGGCCACAAATCCCTACCTTACCCACTGAAGAAGCAGAATGGAAAGATCAAGTATGAATGTAACATCTGTGCAAAGACTTTCGGACAGCTGTCAAACCTCAAg GTCCATCTCCGAGTGCACAGTGGTGAGAGACCGTTCCAGTGTAATTTATGTAAAAAGAGCTTTACTCAGCTGGCCCATCTCCAGAAACATCACCTGgtccacacaggagagaaaccacATGAATGTCAG gtgTGTCACAAGCGCTTCAGCAGCACCAGCAACTTAAAAACACACCTACGACTACACTCTGGGGAAAAACCTTACCAGTGCAAGCTGTGCAGCACGAAGTTCACCCAGTACATCCACCTCAAACTGCACCGCCGCCTCCACAGCAGCCGCGACCGTCCCTACCGCTGCCAGCTTTGTGCCCAGGCCTTCTTCCACCGCTTCTCTCTTCGTATCCACCAGCGCAGCTGCTGCCTGGCTAACGCTCCAGTCAATGTACACATTAAAGAAATGGTGGAGCGGTTTGATGCTAGCCAAGAGGCCGACACGCTCACTGAGGCGGCAACGGCGCCACAGGTGGAAGAGGCTGTTGAGCGATGGCTGGCTCGTACGTTGGAAGGCGAAGGGAAGGAGGACCAGAAGGAGGCCACCCTACTGCTGAAAGCTCTGACGGTGGCTATTAATGCACCAACAATGCCTATGGCCCAATCAGCTGTACCTGCTTCACACCACAGCCCCCCTCTAGCCTATCAGGAGAGGGCCAGCGTTGTTCATCTCCACAAACGGCCAACAGTGAAGACAGAAGGACAGTGA
- the prdm1b gene encoding PR domain zinc finger protein 1 isoform X1, translated as MAEIYSGGQLQNFIDGYDVHRSNWMRYVNPARSLAEQNLVACQNGREIYFYTIRPVEPKQELLVWYSQEFAQRLCSQQDDIKQKYMSSDEDHEPEYTKQHLPQQTWFKERTKEEVKDERDDEGEEKIDVEMLERDTPPDTPDDQIMDFSKKIEKEEKSDRDPEDRGIIPSPQPEHREPSLGLNHPYLPEHHPALQSGHRNLPLHLHGLYGHREGLVSSYPLYPQSRPLQPTYPLLPPYGPHYPRLLLPSYSPPFPGMLPSRGSLRYSNYLSTDGLPYPPIGPPNLLPVSLPYPPSPHGGLKELTPNVSPPRGAPATPELSPLPKPSSQHQSPEQSPSGCEEAMNLTLATTKSNPAPRNGPGHKSLPYPLKKQNGKIKYECNICAKTFGQLSNLKVHLRVHSGERPFQCNLCKKSFTQLAHLQKHHLVHTGEKPHECQVCHKRFSSTSNLKTHLRLHSGEKPYQCKLCSTKFTQYIHLKLHRRLHSSRDRPYRCQLCAQAFFHRFSLRIHQRSCCLANAPVNVHIKEMVERFDASQEADTLTEAATAPQVEEAVERWLARTLEGEGKEDQKEATLLLKALTVAINAPTMPMAQSAVPASHHSPPLAYQERASVVHLHKRPTVKTEGQ; from the exons ATGGCAGAG ATTTACAGCGGCGGGCAGCTTCAAAACTTCATTGATGGCTATGACGTCCACAGGAGCAACTGGATGCGATATGTCAACCCAGCACGCTCTCTGGCCGAACAGAACCTGGTGGCATGCCAGAATGGCCGGGAAATCTACTTCTACACCATCCGACCAGTAGAGCCCAAACAGGAGCTGCTCGTGTGGTACAGCCAGGAGTTTGCGCAGAGACTCTGCAgtcagcaggatgacatcaaACAGA AATACATGAGttctgatgaagaccatgagccAGAGTATACCAAACAGCACCTACCTCAGCAGACATGGTTCaaagaaagaacaaaggaaGAAGTGAAAGATGAGAGGgatgatgaaggagaggagaagatcGACGTGGAGATGTTGGAGAGAGACACTCCCCCTGACACGCCTGACGACCAAATCATGGACTTCAGCAAAAAGATtgaaaaggaggagaagagcGACAGGGATCCAGAGGACCGGGGGATCATTCCCTCTCCTCAGCCTGAGCACAGAGAACCAAGTCTGGGATTGAATCACCCGTACTTGCCAGAACACCACCCTGCACTCCAATCTGGGCACCGAAATCTCCCCCTTCACCTTCACGGCCTCTACGGCCACAGAGAGGGGCTGGTGTCATCTTATCCCCTTTACCCTCAGTCCAGACCCCTCCAGCCCACTTACCCGCTCCTTCCTCCATATGGCCCCCACTATCctcgcctcctcctcccctcataCTCCCCTCCATTTCCTGGGATGCTGCCTTCAAGAGGATCCCTCCGGTACAGCAACTACCTGAGCACAGACGGACTCCCGTATCCCCCAATCGGCCCGCCTAATCTACTTCCAGTGTCCCTCCCTTACCCTCCATCGCCGCATGGAGGTCTGAAAGAACTAACCCCGAATGTGTCACCACCACGAGGCGCCCCAGCCACCCCAGAGCTCTCCCCTCTCCCCAAGCCAAGCAGCCAGCACCAGTCCCCTGAGCAGTCTCCCTCTGGCTGCGAGGAGGCCATGAACCTAACCCTGGCTACAACCAAAAGCAATCCAGCGCCACGTAATGGCCCTGGCCACAAATCCCTACCTTACCCACTGAAGAAGCAGAATGGAAAGATCAAGTATGAATGTAACATCTGTGCAAAGACTTTCGGACAGCTGTCAAACCTCAAg GTCCATCTCCGAGTGCACAGTGGTGAGAGACCGTTCCAGTGTAATTTATGTAAAAAGAGCTTTACTCAGCTGGCCCATCTCCAGAAACATCACCTGgtccacacaggagagaaaccacATGAATGTCAG gtgTGTCACAAGCGCTTCAGCAGCACCAGCAACTTAAAAACACACCTACGACTACACTCTGGGGAAAAACCTTACCAGTGCAAGCTGTGCAGCACGAAGTTCACCCAGTACATCCACCTCAAACTGCACCGCCGCCTCCACAGCAGCCGCGACCGTCCCTACCGCTGCCAGCTTTGTGCCCAGGCCTTCTTCCACCGCTTCTCTCTTCGTATCCACCAGCGCAGCTGCTGCCTGGCTAACGCTCCAGTCAATGTACACATTAAAGAAATGGTGGAGCGGTTTGATGCTAGCCAAGAGGCCGACACGCTCACTGAGGCGGCAACGGCGCCACAGGTGGAAGAGGCTGTTGAGCGATGGCTGGCTCGTACGTTGGAAGGCGAAGGGAAGGAGGACCAGAAGGAGGCCACCCTACTGCTGAAAGCTCTGACGGTGGCTATTAATGCACCAACAATGCCTATGGCCCAATCAGCTGTACCTGCTTCACACCACAGCCCCCCTCTAGCCTATCAGGAGAGGGCCAGCGTTGTTCATCTCCACAAACGGCCAACAGTGAAGACAGAAGGACAGTGA